GGCGGACACCACGGCGACCACGGCGAAGATCGCCACATACTCGTCCTGGAACCAGTCCTGGCGCGGGCCTTCCTCGACCACGAACTCCAGGCTGCCGAGGAAGGCGGCCATCAGCCCCAGCCCGATGAAGTCGAAACCCTTGCGCAGCGCCGGGTTGGGCTTGTCCACGTCGACCAGCGTCCACACCAGCGAGGTCACGGCGATGCCCGGCAGCACGTTGGCCAGGAACAGCCAGTGCCAGGAGAAGCTCTGGGTCAGCCAGCCGCCCAGCGTCGGCCCCAGCGTCGGCGCCATGGTGGCGACCAGACCGATCATCACCGACACGCCGGCCCGCTTTTCCGGCGGGAACAGCGAGAAGCTGGTGGCGAAGACGGTCGGGATCATCGCTCCGCCGATGAAGCCTTGGAGCGCCCGCCACACGATCATCGATTCGATGCTGGAGGTGAAGGCGCAGGCGACGCTGGTCAGGGTGAAGCCGGCGGCGGCGATGGTGAACAGCACGCGGGTGGAGAGAATCCGCGCCAGCATGCCGGACAGCGGGATCATCACCACCTCGGCGATGAGGTAGGAAGTCTGCACCCACGAGATTTCATCGGCGCTGGCCGCGAGGCCCGCCTGGATCTCCGACAGGGAGCTGGAAACGATCTGGATGTCCAGGATCGCCATGAACATGCCGACGACCATGGACAGGAAGCCCAGCCAGTCACGCGTGCTCACCGGGCGCGGCCCGGCGCTGGACCCGACACTGGAAGGGGAAGGAGCCGCCGCGCCCCGGCCCGCGGGGGGCGGGGGAGTTTGGAGCCGGGACGCGGCGGTCTCGCCACCCGCATCCGCCGGGGGATTGGCGTTGCGGGCGGTGGGGGTGTCGTCGTTGGTGATGGCGGTCATGGTCGCCCTCTCCAGGACGAAAGAGATTGGAACGTAAAACGGGTGTCGGTGCGGTTACTTCGACGCGACCGTCCGGCCGGGGACCAGCGCGCCCATGACGGTGTTCCTGTCGTGCGGCTGCTCCTCGGCGCCGCGGGTGTCGACCTCGGCCACCACCGACAGGCCGGGACGCAGCAGGCCGGACAGCGCGCTGTCGCGCGGCAGGGCGATGCGCACCGGCACGCGCTGGACGATCTTGGTGAAGTTGCCGGTCGCGTTCTCCGGCGGCAGCAGGCTGAACTGCGAGCCCGACGCCGGGGCGAAGCTCTCCACCCGGCCGAGCAGATGCTTGTCCGGATAGGCGTCGACCTCCACCGTCACCGGCTGGCCGGGACGCATGCGGGCGAGTTGCGTCTCCTTGAAGTTGGCGACCA
The Azospirillum brasilense genome window above contains:
- a CDS encoding DHA2 family efflux MFS transporter permease subunit — its product is MTAITNDDTPTARNANPPADAGGETAASRLQTPPPPAGRGAAAPSPSSVGSSAGPRPVSTRDWLGFLSMVVGMFMAILDIQIVSSSLSEIQAGLAASADEISWVQTSYLIAEVVMIPLSGMLARILSTRVLFTIAAAGFTLTSVACAFTSSIESMIVWRALQGFIGGAMIPTVFATSFSLFPPEKRAGVSVMIGLVATMAPTLGPTLGGWLTQSFSWHWLFLANVLPGIAVTSLVWTLVDVDKPNPALRKGFDFIGLGLMAAFLGSLEFVVEEGPRQDWFQDEYVAIFAVVAVVSAVGFFWRVLTYGNPIVELRAFLDRNFAIGSLYSFIIGIGLYGAVYLQPLFLARVRGLNSLQIGTIMFVTGAFQFLSAPIAGALSKKLDLRVMLAMGLCLFGTGVWLNAHLTNQSGFWELFLPQAVRGLSLMLCFIPVNTIALGTLPPEQLKNASGLYNLMRNLGGAIGLAAINTVLLERASLHMNRLGDNLNLARPLVQETLDGLAAKFDGLVADPQAAAMKTLARMVEREAMVLTFNDCLLLMAGVFFAGLLLMPLVRRPGGKPAAADH